GCGTTGCAAAAATGCGTCGATCTGCGCCTGTCCCTCGGCCTTGAAGACCGAACAGGTGGCGTAAAGCAGCCGGCCGCCCGGCTTGAGCAGCGGCCACAGCGCGTCCAGCAACTCGGCCTGGATGCGGGCCAGGGCCGGGATGTCCTCGGGGCGGCGCAGCCAGGCGATGTCCGGGTGACGGCGCACGATGCCCGAGGCCGAACAGGGGGCGTCAAGCAGGATGGCGTCGAAGGGCCGGCCGTCCCACCAGCTGCCCACGGCGCGGGCGTCCGCCGCCTGGGTGCGGGCGTGCAGGCCCAGGCGCAGCAGGCCCTCGCCCACCCGTACCAGGCGGCCCGGGTCGGCGTCCAGCGCCAGCAGGTCCAGGTCGGCCAGTTCCAGCAGATGGGCCGTCTTGCCGCCGGGGGCGGCACAGGCGTCCAGCACGCGGGCGCCGGCCGGCAGTCCCGCGTCGATCAGCAGCGGCGCGGCCCGCTGGGCCGCCAGGTCCTGCACCGACACCCAGCCCTCGGCAAAGCCGGGCAGGCGCTCCACCGGCACCGGGGCGTCCAGCACGATGGCGTGCTCCCAGCCGGGGCCGTTCACCGCCCGGCCGGACAACCCGGCGGCCTGCAATCGCAGCAGGTAGTCGGGCACCGAGCAGCGCCGGGCGTTGACGCGCAGCGCCATTGGCGGCCGCAGCCGGGCCTGGCCCAGGATCGTCTGCCAGTGCTCGGGCCAGTCGGCCTGCACCTGGTCCACCCACCAGGCCGGATGGTTCCAGGCCGCCTCGGGCCGGCGTTCGGCCTGGGCCACCTGGGCCGCCCGCTCGCGCAGGAAGCGCCGCAACACCGCGTTGACGAAACCGGCGGAGGCCGGGGCGGCCTTGCGCACCGCGGTCACCGCCTGGTCCACCAGGGTGTGGTCCGGGTAGGCCGGGGCCTCCTCCGGCCAGAGCAGGGCCAGCGCGCACAGCAGCAGGCCCTCCACCGCCGGCGGCGGCCGGCGCGGCGCCAGCTGGGCCCGCAGCACCTCGGCCGCCCCCAGGCGCCGCAGCACCGCAAAGGACAGGGCCTGCACCCCCGGACGCACCGGCCCGGGCACGCCGGCCAGCACATCGGTCAGGGAGCGCCCACTTCGCACCGCCTGAACGGCGCGGGCGGTGAGGGTCAGAAGGCGGGCCAGGGTCGGCCCGGCCGGGGCGGGTACAGCGGCGTCGGTCACGCCGGCAGTCTAACCACCTGAACCACCCCTGACGGGCGAGGCCCTTTGCCCCTGCACGACAATGGTGCTTCCATCGTTTCCGAACGCCTGCTCCACAGGCCAGGATTCCGGCATGAAACCCTCCTCTTCGGCTCCGGCCACTCTGTCGCCCGACGAACTGGCCGCCCTGCCCGCGTCCGAGCGCATCCGCTACCGCCTGGTGACGGCCCGCCGCCGTCACCATGCCAACGACAACATCGCCGATTTCGTGCAGCCCGGCGAACTCGATGAACTCAAGGCCGAGGTGGCGGCCAAGATGTCCGAGGTGCTTAAGGCCCTGGTGATCGACACCGAGAGCGACCACAACACGAACGAAACGGCCAAGCGGGTGGCCAAGATGTATGTGGACGAGGTGTTCCGCGGCCGCTTCCGCCCGATGCCGGACGTGACCGAGTTTCCGAACGTCTCGCGCCTGAACGAACTGATGATCGTCGGCCCGATCACGGTGCGCAGCGCCTGCTCGCACCACCTCTGCCCCATCGTCGGCAAGCTCTGGATCGGCGTGCTGCCCAACGAGCATTCCAACCTGATCGGCCTGTCCAAGTACGCCCGCATCGCCGACTGGATCATGAGCCGGCCGCAGATCCAGGAGGAGGCCGTGATCATGCTGGCCGACACCCTGCAGGACCGCGTCAAGCCCGATGGCCTGGCCATCGTGATGGAAGCCGACCACTTCTGCATGCACTGGCGCGGCGTGAAGGACAACGACTCGGCCATGACCAACAGCGTGATGCGCGGGGCCTTCCTGAAGGACCCGAACCTGCGCCGCGAATTCCTGTCCCTGCTGCCCAACAAGGGGTGATGCCATGCTTGTCCGCCTGATGTACGCCAGCCGCGCCGTCGATCCGCAGTCCGCCGAGGCGCTCAACGCCATCCTGCAGAAATCGCGCGCGGCCAACCCCTCGCAGGGCATCACCGGGGCGCTGTGCCATGCCAACGACATCTTCGTGCAGGTGCTCGAAGGGGGCCGCGTCGCCGTCAACCGCCTGTACCAGCGCATTGCCGCCGATCCGCGCCACACCGACGTGGTGCTGCTGAGCTATGCCGAGGTCGAGGAGCGGCGCTTCGCCGGCTGGTCGATGGGCCAGGTCAACCTGTCCCGCCTGAACCCGGCCCTGGTGCTGAAGTACTCGGAGACCGCGACGCTGGACCCCTACAGCCTGCCGGGCACCGCCATGGCCGCCCTGTTCGACGAGATGGTGGCCACCGCCGCCATCATGGGCCAGAGCTGAGGCCCTGCGGCCCGGGCCCCGGGGCCCGCGCTCAGACGGTGGCGCCCGGGCTCAGCCGGAACAGCGGCACCAGCAGCCGGGTCGGGAACTCGGTCAGTGCGTCGTTGTAGGCTTGCACCGCCTGGTTGAAGGTCTGGCGGCCGAAGCCCACCTGGCCGTTCAACTCCTCCAGCTGGATGCGGGCGCGCATCGCGTCCTCACGGTCGTCCACCTCAGCGTGCTGCTCCAGCAGGGCCTGCAGCCGCGCCAGCGGCGAGGCCATCTCGCGCTCGGCCGCCGCCCAGGCCTGCACCGCCTCGGCCGCGTGGGGCCGGATGCGCACCGCCAGTGCAGCCTCGCGCTGGTGGGCCTGGGCCTGCTCCAGGGCCTGCAGGCTGCCGGCCTCGTGCAGCAGCACGTCGCGCACCGCCGCGATCAGCATGTCCAGCGCCGCGGCCCGGCGCATCAGCACATCGTCCAGCTGGCCCCAGGCCTGGGCCACGCCGGTGCGCAGGCGCGACAGCCGTCCCCACGCGCCCACCATCCAGAACAGCAGCATCAGCAGCAGGGCCAGTTCCAGCAGCGAGCTGCCCCAGTGGAACCAGAAGCCCTCTGTGGCCACCGGCTCGTCCAGCGGTGGCCAGGGCAGCGAGGCCGCCAGGTCCGGCGGCAGGCCCTGGGCCGGGGTGGAGGCGGCGTCGCCGTTCATCAGACGCCCTGCCCTTGCGCAGCCACCCAGGCCGCGTGGCCCTGGGCCCGCAGCTGGCAGGACGGGCATTCGCCGCAGCCATAGCCCCAGGCGTGGCGGCGGC
This sequence is a window from Ideonella dechloratans. Protein-coding genes within it:
- the rsmB gene encoding 16S rRNA (cytosine(967)-C(5))-methyltransferase RsmB, with amino-acid sequence MTDAAVPAPAGPTLARLLTLTARAVQAVRSGRSLTDVLAGVPGPVRPGVQALSFAVLRRLGAAEVLRAQLAPRRPPPAVEGLLLCALALLWPEEAPAYPDHTLVDQAVTAVRKAAPASAGFVNAVLRRFLRERAAQVAQAERRPEAAWNHPAWWVDQVQADWPEHWQTILGQARLRPPMALRVNARRCSVPDYLLRLQAAGLSGRAVNGPGWEHAIVLDAPVPVERLPGFAEGWVSVQDLAAQRAAPLLIDAGLPAGARVLDACAAPGGKTAHLLELADLDLLALDADPGRLVRVGEGLLRLGLHARTQAADARAVGSWWDGRPFDAILLDAPCSASGIVRRHPDIAWLRRPEDIPALARIQAELLDALWPLLKPGGRLLYATCSVFKAEGQAQIDAFLQRQGLSPACISPVSPGHLLPLPDNQDATSASGPVARADGFFYALLGKPATSGAAS
- the folE gene encoding GTP cyclohydrolase I; its protein translation is MKPSSSAPATLSPDELAALPASERIRYRLVTARRRHHANDNIADFVQPGELDELKAEVAAKMSEVLKALVIDTESDHNTNETAKRVAKMYVDEVFRGRFRPMPDVTEFPNVSRLNELMIVGPITVRSACSHHLCPIVGKLWIGVLPNEHSNLIGLSKYARIADWIMSRPQIQEEAVIMLADTLQDRVKPDGLAIVMEADHFCMHWRGVKDNDSAMTNSVMRGAFLKDPNLRREFLSLLPNKG
- a CDS encoding BLUF domain-containing protein codes for the protein MLVRLMYASRAVDPQSAEALNAILQKSRAANPSQGITGALCHANDIFVQVLEGGRVAVNRLYQRIAADPRHTDVVLLSYAEVEERRFAGWSMGQVNLSRLNPALVLKYSETATLDPYSLPGTAMAALFDEMVATAAIMGQS
- a CDS encoding LemA family protein codes for the protein MNGDAASTPAQGLPPDLAASLPWPPLDEPVATEGFWFHWGSSLLELALLLMLLFWMVGAWGRLSRLRTGVAQAWGQLDDVLMRRAAALDMLIAAVRDVLLHEAGSLQALEQAQAHQREAALAVRIRPHAAEAVQAWAAAEREMASPLARLQALLEQHAEVDDREDAMRARIQLEELNGQVGFGRQTFNQAVQAYNDALTEFPTRLLVPLFRLSPGATV